The following proteins are encoded in a genomic region of Nicotiana sylvestris chromosome 4, ASM39365v2, whole genome shotgun sequence:
- the LOC104220822 gene encoding thioredoxin-like protein CDSP32, chloroplastic: MATLTNFLLKPSPDLVSITKISPSFYSNFPTNQSFDKFTNLRTKRSLLITKATAASGVEKKANKDERVVKVNSKEELDEALSKAKNRLVVVEFAGKDSERSKNIYPFMVNLSKTCNDVDFLLVIGDETEKTKELCRREKIDKVPHFNFYKSMEKIHEEEGIGPDQLVGDVLYYGDNHSEVVQLHSREDVEKLIQDHKIDQKLIVLDVGLKHCGPCVKVYPTVIKLSRQMADTVVFARMNGDENDSCMQFLKDMDVVEVPTFLFIREGEICGRYVGSGKGELIGEILRYQGVRVTY, from the exons ATGGCTACCCTCACTAATTTTTTGCTCAAACCATCTCCAGATCTAGTTTCTATTACCAAAATTAGCCCTTCATTTTACTCTAATTTTCCTACTAATCAATCATTCGACAAGTTCACAAACCTGAGAACAAAAAGATCTTTATTAATTACAAAGGCTACAGCAGCATCAGGTGTTGAGAAAAAAGCAAACAAAGATGAAAGAGTGGTAAAAGTGAATAGTAAGGAGGAATTAGATGAAGCCCTTAGCAAAGCCAAAAACAGGCTTGTTGTGGTGGAATTTGCAGGGAAAGACAGTGAAAGGTCGAAAAATATTTACCCTTTTATGGTAAACCTAAGTAAGACATGCAACGACGTTGATTTCTTGCTAGTGATTGGTGATGAAACGGAGAAGACAAAGGAACTCTGCCGCAGAGAAAAGATAGATAAG GTACCACATTTCAACTTTTACAAAAGCATGGAAAAGATACACGAGGAAGAAGGCATAGGTCCAGATCAACTAGTTGGAGACGTACTCTACTACGGCGACAACCATTCTGAAGTGGTACAACTCCACAGCAGAGAAGACGTAGAAAAACTAATTCAAGACCACAAAATTGATCAAAAACTAATAGTTCTTGATGTGGGATTGAAACATTGTGGGCCATGTGTTAAAGTTTATCCAACGGTGATTAAGCTATCAAGGCAAATGGCTGATACAGTTGTATTTGCAAGAATGAACGGTGATGAGAATGACAGTTGCATGCAGTTTTTGAAGGATATGGATGTAGTTGAAGTGCCAACATTTTTGTTTATAAGAGAAGGGGAGATTTGTGGAAGGTATGTTGGATCTGGAAAAGGAGAACTTATTGGAGAAATTCTTAGATACCAAGGAGTAAGGGTTACTTATTAA
- the LOC104220823 gene encoding uncharacterized protein At1g76070, with protein sequence MEKPTKSKKNMILKLLPKAAAAAVIFQNPPFSPGREKRLSHLHHNHKGFSGPILIPVEARSRKSNNETTQEPTSPKVSCIGQIKQRKKKMIKTPKPVEKNSVSSLVESNKKKSRSSFRNIFQRGGRKSDACNSAENNISSDIQNRVPCNLSQMKKFASGRESSLSNFDWKNVQITPEDHRKCYSDDDRSEYCDEDEDEDEEEEVIIPFSAPILVGSSRDKPNFPLEPKKEINLWKRRTMTKPNPLQLMKK encoded by the coding sequence ATGGAGAAACCAACCAAGTCAAAGAAAAATATGATCTTGAAATTATTGCCAAAAGCAGCTGCTGCTGCTGTTATATTCCAAAATCCTCCATTTAGTCCAGGTAGAGAAAAAAGATTATCACATCTTCATCATAATCACAAAGGATTTTCTGGTCCTATTTTAATTCCAGTAGAAGCTAGATCAAGAAAgtcaaataatgaaacaactcaAGAACCAACTTCACCAAAAGTTTCATGCATTGGTCAAATCAaacaaaggaagaagaaaatgattaAAACACCAAAGCCAGTGGAGAAAAATTCAGTTTCTTCTTTAGTTGAGAGTAATAAGAAGAAATCAAGATCCAGTTTTAGGAATATTTTTCAAAGAGGTGGGAGAAAATCTGATGCTTGTAATTCAGCTGAAAATAATATTTCTAGTGATATTCAAAATAGAGTACCTTGTAATTTGAGTCAAATGAAAAAATTTGCTAGTGGTCGTGAAAGTAGTTTGTCAAATTTTGATTGGAAAAATGTGCAAATTACACCAGAAGATCATAGGAAATGTTATTCAGATGATGATAGATCAGAATATtgtgatgaagatgaagatgaagatgaagaagaagaggtAATTATTCCATTTTCAGCTCCAATATTAGTAGGTAGTAGTAGAGATAAACCAAATTTTCCATTGGAGCCAAAGAAGGAAATTAATTTATGGAAAAGGAGAACCATGACCAAACCAAATCCTCTCCAATTGATGAAAAAATAA